CCCatagtgatataatattctgcTTATAAAATGAGAATCAAAAAagagaaatttaaatagtatctaGTTTCTTAGttgtgaacatttttattttatgcacaATAGCCTTTAAAAATCGtttcttacaaaaatataaaatataatacgtcgtATTGGATCTAAATAATGTTgatagattaaatttattaacgcgccattttttcacaatacatagcttttataatatcttttagcCGGAGCTTCCTTATCGTGAACCTATTAtctttaatacctatacaaatttaaattactgaaaaaataatcgtttgaattttgatttggatatatcaaaatgaaaaaaaaaatatttattaagtaatttcaGTAGCAAAGataatttgaacaaaaaatcataaaatattcacaagACATTCCttaagtagtataaaaaacttcaagaatttaaaaaaaaaatgttctttgagaatatttaaaaattccacaAGTGGTGAACATGTTCGATGAGTCACGCACTCACgctatttaacatttaaaaaaaaacctagtcctcatatttttatctttctgACTTAGGCACTCGGGTGTTTGAACATTTATGATCTAAATTTGGCATTAATAATAGTCGCTGTACTACAATTGATCAAACTCAAAGTATTGAATTTTCGGAATCCACGAAAAGTGTGAGTACAccaataattaacaaacagATGAATATCATGATACAAACGTTTGagtcatagtataatattttacataatataattataatattattatttttgcgtCTAACTCACCGAAAACTATGCGCAAAGCTGCCAGACATTCTCCGTCTTCCGGCTCGAACATGTACGACACCAGCCGTCGCCAGGCGGTAGCGGCCCTTCGAGGAACATTTTTCCGCAACGATTTCTTGTCGACCACTTCTGTGACCGGGTCCATCGCTCTGAAGTGTGCGAATGGACCACAGCTGGTCACAATACGTCCGATCGAtcgaaacaataattattaatacgtttTTCGTCTCGGCAAGTTGACGTGCGGACCGGACGTTTGACGTTTATGTGATGCGACGTCATGACGCGTGTGtatctaacataataattataataatttataatttaaatttgtgtctGTGTTAATTGAAGACCAACCACCGAGCTCATGTCAATTTACGAGCCGACACGATTTCGTATTAATCGTATTCATgtacacgataataataataatgcgatTATGATGAtgtcgatgataataatataatattctgtgtATCGCGCGTTGTTTTCGGCTTAATCCACCGCGAAACGGAATATTCGTTTGTTTCTAGTAAacacaactaaaataaaaaattattatgcaataggtaattgtaattttattgaaatgcaTATTGAATTGTTAATATCGTCAggtctatataaaattatacgtttttcgttgtatttttgtatttcattcgttttcatttatttaaaataatatgttctattatgtgatgattattttaatggtttttaataaaaaataataattggtaatttgtattataacttataagtgtaATAATGTTTGGttgaatatgtattttttttaaacttgtgTGATgactttttacaaaaatgttgatacaatataaagatatattatactttttatattaatcattgtcaaattcattttaaaacgaCTAAAGTGGCTTTGGTCAAAACTGGAAAGGTTGATTTTGGGCGAGACGGGTCCCGCCCTATTTTAAACACCGTGGCGTCTGGTAAGAACCAGCTGAAAATGCCTTCCTGCATGAGTCATCACGCTTACCGTTTTTATGTCATACGATCACACCTCTCACAGTTTTTTCAGATACTATCGTCGCAATtgcattatttacaattaaaagcCACTGAATGGtgcaaataatgatatttgacattttagaaataatattaaaacaaacataaatctGATTTGACAGTAACTGTTCGCATTGTTTTTGTAGAGAAAAGTCATTTCTCGTCACttcttttagaatttaaaataatttaactttcagTATGGGTGGTGTTATCAACTAACAAGAGCGAGTTTGATTATACTTATGCAAGATTGAAGAAGAAATTTTAACTCAAAATGTAggggaataatattttataaccagtCTTCAATGTTTATTCATAGAATATGCTTTTTAGattgtaattgtaaatatttaaaaatatttttaaaaaaaaataaatatatttagtagtctcttgtaaatgaaatattttttataggtttttataGGTTCTAACttctatttgtaattatatataacaacgGCTTATGTACTTGTTCACTTGAGCACATGGcagaattaaattatcattttaatagtttaatacatgtttaaaatttgatgtaaatattatatgataatataacatatatatattaaaataataaaacggaaAAACAATCCAAAAATACTCTAAActcgtatacaattttatttgatttttttgagtCAATTTATCAGCGgcatttcatatatattttatatataagctaAAATCGAAATTCCATAACgcttataacaatttataaaataactttttgtatttaatagtttCCATTTATACACTATGATAACAAACCATATatcgaatttttaaaatatcatttatttttactctacgaattaatttaaaaactgtttttcgtttactaaaaaacgtttttacaGTTACAAAATATCGTGCGTCCTTCGGTAgtgaaattatgtatttatttatttatttatttatctatacagTTTTATTGATAACTGCGATAGACCGCAAAATGTTCAACAATCTAATTAAAGAATTCTATCACGGCTGTCACTATTTTTCAAGTTCGGAACGAATATACTGCCGTTTAAACAAGCGCCGATTACGATAAATTCTACacaatactcgtattatatcattttgtcAAGAGTAATGAAACCATAGACTGGTAATCCAATTTTGACAGCattaatcaattttgaaaaaacgtCAATAATCTCCcgtcaatttttttcacttatgtAGATAcggtttaaaactaaatttaagtaaaatcaaaGTCTACGCGTCAGTATCGAAcgaaaattttttcaatacattttatattttcagttataGACTGAAAAAATGTTGCTACCAGTTGGAATCCTGTGTGTTCACTATACGAGGGACGGCGGAAAGGGCGATGAACTTCACGGACGTGGTGATACCGTTTATCCCTTCATATtaacgtataaattatatattttaatatttgcataTCCTAGTATACTACTATAGGTATAGAGATAAACCTACAACGACACCAAAATTAtcgatttgaaaaaataataattaatttccccTATTCTGAAGCAAATtcaaatatacgagtattatactttataataatatttatttatgattatgattattaattatttaaaaaaaaagatataggtatttttttttacgatcgGATCTGGCAGTAATTATATGTACAACCCACAAACACCTAAGTATATGCATCcaatttattttctgttttaatattcatgtataaatacatatattaaacttGCTAATGCAGGAAAAcatgttatatacctataatttctcGCAAATCGATTTGAATGCTTATTAATTCGTCTAGACTTAACACAATGTATTAACTACAATCAAAAACATCAATACGTGTAGAGTTCACAGCTTttcagaataattaaaaatacacttttttttttagttaaaatatattttacattaatggAATTGCCGAATGTATGTGTTTTACTTATGTttacttattatgttaaaatgtgacaattatttgttaaacaaaaaaaaaaaagaaaagtaatttactataaaaatgatacttaTACGTAACTGACAAATTCGGTTATTGTACCTAatcataatgaatttttttctttatttaattccgtgaaaaaaataactttatccGCGTTTTGCAACAAgcactttaatttaaaaaactaatctaAGAACTATGCAGCATTGTATGtccgtaatttattattgtattagtcCCATGGAcctattaagaaatattttgtcattatacacttgatttataatatagagataatattttaattattttagctttTTCGAGAAACTTATAGCAATAAgaatttttcaactttttaaaaattattttgaataaaaaaaatgttcttggTCGAAAACCTTAAGAATTTAATTCAAGGTcctttatattttgtcattttattatagctacatttttaaaaatattatttaaaatacgtaaagtcattaattatttattagcattttgaatttaaattaggtCAAAACTACCTTCACATGTAAACGACAAAAtataacgattttaattattttgttaaaaacaaaaacattactCGCAAGTACTTCTaacttacatataatatatatatatatatatataaattacaaatttaactatacgtaatgatattttaaagtagattaattttaagattctCCCTAATTTGTATCATGGATACTGTTTTACAATAAGGTGATATTTactcaaaagttaataactattatattattatataatataaatggcataaatatatattattctcattaaatgttaaatgaaatgttttctatgaaaactaaatcaatttatgataaaattaaaataaagtattttaaaagaaatataaaacatatcatgAAATAAACTTTGCGATAAAATCTGGTGCTTGATAGCAACCAACATTGACCGTCAAtgctcaaaattatttttcggacattcataaaatgataatgaatgataaaaatttgacACATACAATACAGTTAATCACTCGATAACTGTTGTACAGCAGTCACAGCCAACCTTACTTACtcgcttttatttttaatgcattttcctcgtcatagtttttatttttcgttaatcCGTTTGCTAGTTGTAACAAaaagtttgttaaaatatattcattgagaagtttcataaatttttcagtcatttttttactgtttacgTTATTAATggttagtttttaaaacttctttaaaatgtatttttttagcatAACGACGCATTcgtatgtttataaaacaattaaaacctTAATTAAATGCACTGAAGAGGATATActcataatttatgaaatattattgacattaaTGAAGACAGAGAAATAGatcatttgtatttaataattgatttttgttaatattcctatattcgttttaaattGTCTGTAACAAACTTTTGAGTAATATTCGAATTATTTGatgcattttcaattttcatcgatttaaaaaagatgtaacatttaaattcCTAAAACTAGTTCatctattcaaaaattatatttttaaaattattcaacaacataatacagtatatactAACGCTAAATCTGGCACACATCGATGTAATCTGTAAcggcatattataatttcatacttGTCTAATCATGTAGTAAGTTAACACATCACTTCgtgattaatgaatatatcaaATGCTGGAGTATCTGCTGGCTTcccatattaaaatcattattatgtacgtatatacaAACCAATTAcacctcaatttttttttagtcataatttaataataactattgtaaGTAGGTATGCATTATcataaaagaagttttttttatgaaatatgtcagaataaaaatttcaagtatacaaatattattgttgaaaacaaattttaagataataataatatatttaaaaactttaaatatatacaatttaaaacactaataatacccacatttaaaattttttacttctgttttttttttttttttatatatagataattaataagtataatacaataacttattagttattagtatagtataagtaaactacaaaattgttttttaaagtttttatcaaaatgtattaatataattcgaTATCTAAGAGGCAAAAAGGGAAAAcgacataacatattattaaacgacTAGTATATACGAGCACCATCTATTGGTTAAAgtctaactattttataataattaaatatagaaatattacattttaacctAACAGTTCaagttatactataaataagaattttaaataataatttcatgagATAAAGAtcattagtataaaatgttttgaggaacaattttttatgtgtaaCTACCGTTAacgcttattaaaatatattgatacaataaaatgcacttccaaaaatatttttaataataaaaattaattaaatgttttttttttttttacttttctctTGTCAATGAAATACATAGTAAATTATGCGACTGTGAATAAACTAACGAGTAATGATAGCTTGGTAGATACGCCTGAAAAGTTTTCCATTGCTTCGTGTTCTGAAAAAACGTAAATGGTAGAAGCAACACtcgtatgattttattttgaagtatctgtaaacattaaaaaggGAACTTATGATAAACATTTCATAGGACTTAATATTGGATTACCCACgcttttttcataatatgatttttgatatGACATACTGTATATCCtacaattatgttaaattaattttattgagatTCACAGACCAGGATAAAGTATACAGGTTTTCGGAGAGCTTAACTTGAGATATTCATGTTTACATATTCTTTTCCAGTCAAGAAGATAACTTACAATATACCTTTATACAtagcattttttgtttaatgtgctaagaatttttataagaatcacgaacaaaaacatttgaaatttggCAAATTATAAcacagcatattataatatatattcatcatTGTCTGAATCGGTTGACAAGGTTAAAATCTGTTTGATAATACACATGGTATATgagtaaataaacataaaataatcgtcaaaataagtttaagtatacataatgttatatagcATTAATACAATCTAGACTGTcggaaaattatactaatgatgactatataataaaatatttttaaaaaattgaagaaaTTTAGACACATGATGAAAGaaagttgaataaattaaaagtaataatatactcattgaattatgtttagtggtataaaacaatttttacgaTCCTGATTCCTGAGGACACATTACTTCCCggtaatatgaattattggaGTCAGAAACTATTAATATCtacagtatataaaataaaatgtggaTTAAGTAAACGTTTTATTCCCAAAATGCTTTATTCATAATCAAAGGATGGTGCTCATCCATCaacagataatatttaaaacttgtgaatgttttaaatatattttcacgaTGACTTttattatgatcattttattgtacttagtttatttgtataccaTGACTTAGGACATTATACTACGATTACAGATACAATCAATTTATTTcactgaaatttaaaaacaaggttattattaaactgaacgatttttttcttattccaATGGATCGCTGCATCAATGATGTTGGTACTTTGAAGAAAATCCACAGCGACAATATTGAAGTTTCTTCCCCACTCTGGACTTGCGAACCACTTGAACagatattcattaattatcgAACTCATGTGTCTTAAACCATAACTTCTATTGAAAATGACGTCCAATGTAGTAGGAGTTAACTCAGCCATCAGAACTGTTACAACTCTTTTTTCTTGCTctcttctaaaataatatcaatattactatataatacatctttTAGTGAAGgaagagttaaaaaaataatgttttaagatATTCTTTTTAGCAATACGTcaacaaaactatttaattatttcttgtttaaattcaaataatcctAAATCGTAGAGctaattatttgtacatacacattacgcacacacacacacataaatatataatagttatgtcttatttttggtttatttatatatttatatatattttttatttttaagtctatttgttaagtattttttactagTAAGTTATActactaattataatcatttttcgaTTTCATTATATCTTggacatattgttattataataaagttgagacttatattcaatgaaaaccttaaaaaaatgtacaaatattcacaaaaagtttcaaagttgttatgttttttgaattaatcaaatattgtatcataaaatacgttaaaaattattgtattgttcattattcattcaaattattatagcatatacattttatcataacctttatagtttatgatgttttagtataaaaatattaactgctTTTTTAACCTTACTCATTTATATAGACACGTACGTAGTCTTCAAATGTGGTTAATTTTTGGGCATTTGGCCAGTATCGAAGAACAGGTGTCCAAAGATTTTCATGATTAGCATTTTGTGTCATTGGCAAATAGTTGTAAGTTACGATTACTCTATGTCCATCAGTTTGTAAGTCTTTAAGCGATTTATTCCATCCCATTTTAGCCATATGCTTACCCAAGTAGGATGTCACAAATCGATATAACTCAAGGTGCTCTGACgggttttttgaaaaaccagTATGGAATTTATGAAATTCAACAATGATGATTTCGTTTGTTGCTTccacaaatgtttttatatcctCGAGAATGTGTGATAAAGGTCTTACTGGATAAATTTCATGATGTAACCACCATAAATGTTCAGACTGATAATCAAAACCTACTCTTAAATCCAAGTATCGGGCCCCGTGGCACAGTTGACTCAAAATATCAATgtcctaaattttttttaattaataataacagttaataatacttataagttacaaacaaaacaaaaacccaAACTTACTTGAGTATAGacatacttttcaaaataaatagaaacattTTGCGTAGTATCATATGCTCCTGAGTCATGTGTACCTGGCAAAAACAACGAATCTAATCTTAAAGATTTAACATCGTCTGTCAATTTATCCATCCAATTAGGTTGAGTCTTCAGACAGTTTATTGCTAAtgctataaatgtaaaatttctaaatttatttatttatttatttatgttaattgatGTACCTATTCTTAAAAACTCtttgttcaaatttgtatttagatacacgttaacattttcaaattcattttCCACGAAATGATTTGTAGCGTACAAAGggggttataattttaaaaacggaAATAACAGTCCCCTCGAAACTCTTCTTTATTAGtacattaatgataattttaaaatagagtcTTTAAGTTTatctaaaaatcatattttaaattaattcattattaaagaaaaataagggAAGTGATCATGTTTGGTAAATCACTATGTGATATAGTTGTTTCTCGGTTTTAGTGTATCTCAGATTACGGTTAAATCGGCGTATCgataagtacaataattagACTATAATAACGACTTGTGGATACTTACGAGTGTTGGTCTCGCCACTGACGTATGCCACCCAATACTCGAAACACCGACTTTCAAACTGACCGTCATGACAAAGCAGCTGTAGGGTCTTCGTCCACACTTTTAGGTCGGTTTCCAACCAGCCAGAAGTGGCGTTCACCGGATACTTACGAAGAGCCATTTTAGTGGCTGACCGAGAATGGTCGTGCAATGGGTCCTTACGAAATACTCCGACCCAGTCATTTAGATTTGTGGACAACACCTGCCACGACACTACCAAGCGCTTGCTCCATTGTTGATCCATGTCCGGCATAACCGTCAACCCCacgtaattatattcaaaatcgaAATCTGGTGactctaaaaaaatacattaactacgacgattatacatttatgacttataaactacattataataatatacctagtatcggtgaatcaaaatattatgatatacaagAAAAATGAATGCACGACGGCCGTGTACCTAAATTGCCTACTCAAAACGCCGCgtgaccataatattattattgcaacgATGAACGAATAACACAACAAATAATGCAGTAACCAAAAATGAAGAAAAGTCACGACATACTTGTTCAATCCCGTATTTGggaatttataatgtatttatatatgattatataatataataaatcaagtgTCTAAtaccaacaaaaatataatattattgtttacaatgtttttgTAACGATGAATAAATCACATGTAATCAGTATTTTACTTAATCCTATTACTGTGTGAAGATAAATGATAAAGTCAGTAAATTGTCGAGCACtacttagttttttaattcaaatttatattctttgaacttgcgagtatataatatgatttatttaataatacaaacagtTTACAAGAAGAGAAATAaagaaaacttatttaatacaaattaaattacgcCAGCGGATTTACTCAGTTAAATTCTAAGatgtaaactataaatatttttaacacattaattagtatagttttagttgataacacaatatagcaatataggaaaatattatacaatacttacatattttataatttataatattagaacagATACATAATTGGATGTGGTACAGATGGCACATGCATCAATTTTTTGTCAAACAGCTTCTATGAAGTCATGTCAAAAGTCAAATGAAATCACCGATCCGTATCTATTTTACgcgtgtattaaatttgagtttttaaatcaatatgtattatttattatattatttttttacttgttaaatacatttttgctgTGGTCCGATAAGTGaccaattataaatagaatataaacaagaaaaatgtactcatataatataataatattaaaaataaatacctaaataacaataatgaaaagataatttttacacGGCATAGTGTCAGAATTGTGTCGTTAATATCAAatgtcataaaattaaaatacaacataagAAAAGTATAAGGTTACCTATTAGATTTTATATCAAACTATCGTTGCCCTATTGTGATACTAAAATTACCGGTCGATATAATCCTTCGGGCaccaacaataaaaacaatgaaaagaCGCGGTCGTGTATGAACACCATACTGACTGAAAATCGCCAATAAATAACGATCGATATTAGGTAACAATAACTTTAATGTGTAACAGTAtaacataagtattattatgctaATAGCCGATCGCTTATAATGTTATGGGACGTACCAAAATTTTGGCCGCCGGCCTTCGAAATTGATCGGTCGCAAGCCTgacatacttatattaaatagtcgTCACTcggttcaatatattatagtacgtcgtatctaaaataatgactACGACGAcggcgataatattattttgtaactcGTGCACGTCATCTCGCCGTACGGACATTGCAGTGTGGCTGAACACGGACACGCGATGGTCGCGCTCGGGGCAGCTTTCGAAATATAGTGGATGAACCACTCTACACGGTGTTGGATACGGATAGGTGAGCTGCACTAGAGCGCGAGTACTTTAACTGTGTCGTATCGATAATTGAACGTTATAACGTTTTATTGTGACGGgagaaaaacacaatattttgtaatttttatgtataacgaAAAAAGCAAAAACCGCTTTGATGTGCGTCTCTCGTTTTCCGAAGCTCGTGGAAATTAACCACATAGTAATcgtcgatataataatagtcagatagaattataacatttaacgtgttgttgtttttaaggcattatattattaactcacCTTAGGCACTGATTCGAGATCTATCGTCTATTATTTTCCTAACAAATCGAAGGTCGTAATGGTAGTATTAATA
The DNA window shown above is from Aphis gossypii isolate Hap1 chromosome 2, ASM2018417v2, whole genome shotgun sequence and carries:
- the LOC114126072 gene encoding uncharacterized protein LOC114126072 isoform X7; this encodes MSKHFRWIFIWLVLRVTTIGGRESPDFDFEYNYVGLTVMPDMDQQWSKRLVVSWQVLSTNLNDWVGVFRKDPLHDHSRSATKMALRKYPVNATSGWLETDLKVWTKTLQLLCHDGQFESRCFEYWVAYVSGETNTRTHDSGAYDTTQNVSIYFEKYVYTQDIDILSQLCHGARYLDLRVGFDYQSEHLWWLHHEIYPVRPLSHILEDIKTFVEATNEIIIVEFHKFHTGFSKNPSEHLELYRFVTSYLGKHMAKMGWNKSLKDLQTDGHRVIVTYNYLPMTQNANHENLWTPVLRYWPNAQKLTTFEDYVRVYINEREQEKRVVTVLMAELTPTTLDVIFNRSYGLRHMSSIINEYLFKWFASPEWGRNFNIVAVDFLQSTNIIDAAIHWNKKKIVQFNNNLVFKFQ
- the LOC114126072 gene encoding uncharacterized protein LOC114126072 isoform X3 — its product is MSKHFRWIFIWLVLRVTTIGGRESPDFDFEYNYVGLTVMPDMDQQWSKRLVVSWQVLSTNLNDWVGVFRKDPLHDHSRSATKMALRKYPVNATSGWLETDLKVWTKTLQLLCHDGQFESRCFEYWVAYVSGETNTPLAINCLKTQPNWMDKLTDDVKSLRLDSLFLPGTHDSGAYDTTQNVSIYFEKYVYTQDIDILSQLCHGARYLDLRVGFDYQSEHLWWLHHEIYPVRPLSHILEDIKTFVEATNEIIIVEFHKFHTGFSKNPSEHLELYRFVTSYLGKHMAKMGWNKSLKDLQTDGHRVIVTYNYLPMTQNANHENLWTPVLRYWPNAQKLTTFEDYVRVYINEREQEKRVVTVLMAELTPTTLDVIFNRSYGLRHMSSIINEYLFKWFASPEWGRNFNIVAVDFLQSTNIIDAAIHWNKKKIVQFNNNLVFKFQ